The following are from one region of the Bacteroidota bacterium genome:
- the lysS gene encoding lysine--tRNA ligase produces MSQTTDTPNIAPHLSEQEKIRREEVQYLRNQGINPYPNEAFPVSHHSTDILKNFDPEQPEAYQQVRLAGRVMAKRIMGKASFSVLQDSQGRIQLYFNRDELCPGENKDLYNDIYKKQLSLGDFIGVEGYAFRTQTGETTLHVQSFRILSKTLRPLPLPKEKDGVVYDAFTDPEQRYRMRYVDLVVNPRVRDTFVQRSQMIQALRSFLVDRGYLEVETPILQPLYGGAYARPFVTHHNTLDMKLYLRIANELYLKRLIVGGYDGVFEFAKDFRNEGMSRFHNPEFTQVELYVAYKDYLWMMDLAEDMIRQAALAIHGKTALPVGDHVIDFGPAFQRLSLYDAIQQYTGVDIRHLDEAHMRQAAEQMGVDVSEAKDRAKLIDEIFGEKVEPLLIQPTFIMDYPIEMSPLAKKHRTEAGLVERFELICNGKEVCNAYSELNDPIDQRERFEKQLLLRDLGDEEAMMLDEDFLRALEYGMPPTAGLGMGIDRLAMILTNSASIQDVLFFPQMRPQRDHHTPINLEFAENLHIPFAWVKLLHALDVNTYEDLKAQDPQLLFERLQAIGARQDEKLPPITAQEVAKWTNPY; encoded by the coding sequence ATGTCTCAAACTACCGATACCCCCAATATAGCCCCCCACCTGAGCGAGCAGGAGAAGATCCGCCGAGAGGAGGTGCAGTATCTGCGCAATCAGGGCATTAATCCCTATCCCAATGAGGCTTTTCCGGTAAGCCACCACAGCACAGATATTCTGAAGAACTTTGATCCCGAGCAGCCCGAGGCCTACCAGCAGGTGCGCCTGGCGGGGCGGGTAATGGCTAAGCGCATTATGGGCAAGGCCAGCTTCTCGGTGCTACAGGATAGCCAGGGGCGGATACAGCTGTATTTTAACCGCGATGAGCTGTGCCCGGGCGAGAATAAGGATCTGTATAATGATATCTATAAGAAGCAGCTATCGCTGGGCGACTTTATAGGCGTAGAGGGCTATGCCTTCCGTACCCAGACGGGCGAGACTACGCTGCACGTACAGTCGTTCCGGATACTGAGCAAGACCCTGCGCCCCCTGCCCCTGCCCAAGGAGAAGGACGGTGTGGTGTACGATGCCTTTACCGACCCCGAGCAGCGCTACCGTATGCGCTATGTGGACCTGGTGGTAAACCCCCGTGTGCGCGACACCTTTGTGCAGCGTAGCCAGATGATACAGGCCTTGCGCAGCTTTCTGGTAGACCGGGGCTACCTGGAGGTGGAGACACCCATCCTGCAGCCCCTGTATGGGGGGGCCTATGCCCGTCCGTTCGTAACGCACCACAATACGCTGGATATGAAGCTCTACCTGCGGATCGCGAACGAGCTGTACCTAAAGCGCTTAATTGTAGGGGGCTACGACGGGGTTTTTGAGTTTGCCAAAGACTTTCGGAACGAGGGGATGAGCCGCTTTCACAACCCCGAGTTTACCCAGGTGGAGCTATATGTGGCCTACAAAGACTACCTGTGGATGATGGACCTGGCAGAGGATATGATCCGGCAGGCGGCCCTGGCCATACATGGCAAGACGGCCCTGCCCGTGGGCGATCACGTCATCGATTTTGGCCCTGCCTTTCAGCGCCTTAGCCTATACGATGCCATCCAGCAATACACGGGGGTGGACATCCGCCACCTGGATGAGGCTCACATGCGCCAGGCAGCCGAGCAGATGGGCGTAGACGTAAGTGAAGCCAAGGATCGCGCCAAGCTGATTGATGAAATTTTTGGCGAAAAGGTGGAACCCCTGCTGATCCAGCCCACCTTTATTATGGACTATCCCATAGAAATGAGCCCCCTGGCCAAGAAACACCGCACAGAGGCGGGTTTGGTGGAGCGCTTTGAACTGATCTGCAACGGTAAGGAGGTGTGTAATGCCTACAGCGAGCTGAACGACCCCATAGATCAGCGCGAGCGTTTTGAGAAGCAACTGCTGCTGCGGGATCTGGGAGACGAGGAGGCTATGATGCTGGACGAAGACTTCCTGCGTGCGCTGGAGTATGGAATGCCCCCCACTGCAGGCCTGGGCATGGGCATAGACCGCCTGGCCATGATCCTGACAAATAGTGCAAGCATACAGGACGTGCTCTTTTTCCCACAAATGCGCCCGCAGCGCGATCATCACACGCCCATTAACCTGGAGTTTGCCGAGAATCTGCATATCCCCTTTGCCTGGGTAAAGCTGCTGCACGCGTTGGATGTGAACACCTATGAGGATCTAAAGGCCCAGGATCCGCAGTTACTATTCGAGCGCCTGCAGGCCATCGGCGCCAGGCAAGACGAAAAACTGCCACCCATTACGGCACAGGAGGTGGCGAAGTGGACAAATCCGTACTGA
- a CDS encoding acyl-CoA carboxylase subunit beta — MPTKTAKHAPPLPAHYAELLEQLQHKQAEVALGGGAQAIKKHKEKGKWTARERIDYLLDEPETALEVGELAADGMYAEEGGCPSAGVVVKIGQVQGRWVVIVANDATVKAGAWFPMTGKKNLRAQEIAMENRLPILYLVDSAGVYLPMQDEIFPDKEHFGRIFRNNARMSSMGIPQLAAIMGPCVAGGAYLPIMSDEALIVDGTGSVFLAGSYLVKSAIGEEVDNETLGGATTHTEISGVVDYKVKDDQEALDTLKNLVGKMGATPTAGFSRTEARPPAVPAERVFDLLPTDRAKPYDTHELLQCLVDADSWEEYKAGYGQTILTGYARIEGWAVGIVANQRKIVKTAKGEMQFGGVIYSDSADKAARFVMNCNQKRIPLVFLHDATGFMVGSRSEHGGIIKDGAKMVNAVANSVVPKFSIVVGNSYGAANYAMCGKAYDPRLIYAWPTAQIAVMGGMQAAKTLLQIQVAALKKKGETITPETEQELLQKISRAYEAQTSPYYAAARLWVDGIIDPRATRHHLSVGIALANQNPDIPPYSTGVIQT, encoded by the coding sequence ATGCCCACCAAAACTGCCAAGCACGCCCCCCCCCTACCCGCCCACTATGCCGAGCTGCTGGAGCAGCTGCAGCACAAACAGGCCGAAGTAGCCCTGGGTGGAGGTGCCCAGGCGATAAAAAAGCACAAGGAAAAAGGGAAATGGACCGCCCGCGAGCGGATAGACTACCTGCTGGACGAGCCGGAAACGGCACTGGAGGTGGGCGAGCTGGCCGCAGACGGCATGTATGCCGAGGAAGGCGGATGCCCCTCGGCAGGTGTGGTGGTCAAGATCGGGCAGGTGCAGGGCCGCTGGGTGGTCATTGTGGCAAACGATGCCACCGTGAAAGCCGGAGCCTGGTTCCCCATGACAGGCAAGAAGAACCTGCGTGCCCAAGAGATAGCCATGGAAAACCGCCTGCCCATCCTGTATCTGGTAGACAGCGCGGGGGTGTACCTGCCCATGCAGGACGAGATATTTCCGGACAAGGAGCACTTTGGCCGCATTTTCCGCAACAACGCACGCATGAGCAGCATGGGCATCCCCCAGCTGGCCGCCATCATGGGCCCGTGTGTGGCCGGAGGGGCCTATCTGCCTATCATGAGCGATGAAGCCCTGATTGTAGACGGAACAGGCTCCGTATTCCTGGCTGGTAGCTACCTGGTAAAGAGCGCCATAGGCGAAGAGGTAGACAACGAGACCCTGGGCGGGGCCACCACCCACACCGAGATAAGCGGGGTGGTAGACTACAAGGTAAAAGACGACCAGGAGGCCCTGGACACCCTGAAGAACCTGGTGGGCAAGATGGGCGCCACGCCCACAGCCGGCTTTAGCCGTACAGAAGCCCGGCCACCGGCGGTACCCGCAGAGCGGGTGTTCGACCTACTGCCCACAGACCGGGCCAAACCCTACGACACCCACGAGCTGCTACAGTGCCTGGTGGATGCCGACAGCTGGGAAGAATACAAGGCTGGCTATGGCCAGACCATCCTGACCGGCTATGCACGCATAGAGGGCTGGGCGGTAGGCATTGTAGCAAACCAGCGAAAAATTGTGAAAACGGCCAAAGGCGAGATGCAGTTTGGTGGCGTAATCTATAGCGACAGTGCCGATAAGGCCGCCCGCTTTGTGATGAACTGCAACCAGAAGCGCATTCCGCTGGTCTTTCTGCACGATGCCACCGGCTTTATGGTGGGTAGCCGCAGCGAGCACGGCGGAATCATCAAGGATGGGGCTAAAATGGTGAATGCCGTGGCCAATAGCGTGGTGCCCAAGTTCAGCATTGTCGTGGGCAATAGCTACGGGGCTGCCAACTATGCCATGTGCGGCAAGGCCTACGATCCCCGCCTGATCTATGCCTGGCCTACGGCCCAGATAGCCGTAATGGGCGGTATGCAGGCCGCTAAAACCCTGCTGCAGATACAGGTAGCAGCCCTGAAAAAGAAAGGCGAAACCATTACCCCGGAAACCGAGCAGGAACTGCTACAAAAGATAAGCCGCGCCTACGAGGCACAGACCAGCCCCTACTACGCCGCCGCCCGCCTGTGGGTAGACGGCATCATAGACCCACGCGCCACACGCCACCACCTGAGCGTAGGCATAGCCCTGGCCAACCAGAACCCGGATATACCACCCTACAGTACGGGTGTGATACAAACCTAG
- a CDS encoding UvrD-helicase domain-containing protein: MPLTLYKASAGSGKTYTLALRWLQLALQYPDAWQHILAITFTKKATAEIKTRLLRVVTLVAYHQEPDRLARLLDRPAAEAESLRKEAESLIRKLEIPPQAPGETLADPGRRLLHALLHRYHRLGVSTIDSLFQRIVYAYERELGLPLGREVLIELDLLGEQLADELLRQLLPATPLHGRLLRYALHRLEEKKNWELRHQLLALIMRQLDSKAVPYLEQVLPHAAQLPTYVQANEARLAQLEGQLQALGQQGLARLQAHGLEVSHFSYGKSGAAQWFHRLAQQPLQLDGHEGRERLKQAVACGTAEGFYAKQQTNEIRQRIEAALEDGLYDLFAQMLALLEGHVLREYLTRKHLQKELYELQLQVDIAEFWKAYKAQAGIQLLGDAEQQIARIHAESDLPILYERLGDRYRHILLDEFQDTSEQQWANLLPLADEALGNHGVVVVVGDVKQSIYRFRGGAPQLLQQQLGQDLVAYAPQTISLNDNYRSARAIVQVNNALCRHIPQCTYSKAAPAITQQLLSAIYGNDAAQTAKLDRAGYVHWKFYPLKEGEKQDKKEAKGERKEQIEADFLKQIQALLAAGWRGSDLLILVSKNKEASAVVELLHTAGIPVFTPDALLLQHGAQVRLLHALLAYTHTPAAVHLAEALTAQAALLSQAPDPALLAAPVAAQLVGLSPGLPALLAANLPPYTLAMRLCALFETLDPQQDAYLQQYLQLLHSQLGLHGQLAHFLHYYDTEGKHKNKLNLPARPEAVQVLTIHKAKGLEAPVVLLPYANWDFFDKLSSQSSWVSLPPSYGIPFAIPVEAQTKIEHTDLAAAYEEETLATLLDQLNKLYVATTRAGQRLYAWIELPQAAEKKGKKQKEQEQAKEQTISSSGALLDLLSRQEPLAQGRSEHEFVWGTAEAPQRAEAPGVPEHPQPYPIAGKQLMPLQQPTAGANTEARQLGDDLHAELARLASLPTSAVSAPARALWAQLWQHPALQPYTSWRRLPEQCLGYQGQLLRPDLLCQQGTQLVLIDYKSGQPDAAHSLQVATYRAALQAGGRQVVDAFLVYLDVGQARVTAVQAVPAAQG, translated from the coding sequence GTGCCCCTTACCCTCTACAAAGCCAGTGCCGGCAGTGGAAAAACCTACACCCTGGCACTCAGATGGCTACAGCTGGCCCTACAGTACCCAGATGCCTGGCAGCACATTCTCGCCATTACTTTTACCAAAAAAGCCACGGCCGAGATAAAGACCCGACTGCTACGTGTTGTTACCCTGGTGGCCTACCACCAGGAGCCCGACCGGCTGGCCCGCCTGCTAGACAGACCTGCAGCCGAAGCCGAAAGCCTGAGGAAAGAGGCCGAAAGCCTGATACGCAAGCTGGAAATCCCGCCCCAGGCTCCCGGCGAAACACTGGCAGACCCGGGTAGAAGGCTGCTGCATGCCCTGCTACACCGCTACCATCGGCTAGGCGTTAGCACCATCGATAGCCTGTTTCAGCGCATCGTGTACGCCTACGAGCGCGAGCTGGGCCTGCCGCTGGGGCGCGAGGTGCTGATAGAGCTGGACCTGCTGGGCGAGCAGCTGGCCGATGAACTGCTACGCCAGCTGCTGCCTGCTACCCCCCTGCATGGCCGCCTACTCAGGTACGCCCTGCACCGCCTGGAGGAAAAAAAGAACTGGGAACTGCGCCACCAGCTGCTGGCACTCATCATGCGGCAGCTGGACAGCAAGGCGGTACCCTACCTGGAGCAGGTGCTGCCCCATGCCGCCCAGCTGCCCACCTATGTGCAGGCCAATGAGGCCCGCCTGGCCCAGCTAGAGGGCCAGCTGCAAGCCCTGGGCCAGCAGGGGCTGGCACGCTTGCAGGCGCATGGGCTGGAGGTTTCTCATTTCAGCTATGGCAAAAGTGGTGCCGCCCAGTGGTTTCACCGCCTCGCCCAGCAGCCCCTCCAGCTGGATGGGCATGAGGGCAGAGAACGGCTGAAGCAAGCCGTAGCGTGCGGAACGGCGGAAGGATTTTACGCCAAACAACAGACCAATGAGATCAGGCAGCGCATAGAGGCCGCCCTGGAAGATGGCCTGTACGACCTCTTTGCCCAGATGCTGGCGCTGCTGGAGGGGCACGTGCTGCGGGAATACCTCACCCGAAAGCACCTGCAGAAAGAGCTGTATGAGCTACAGCTACAGGTCGATATTGCCGAGTTTTGGAAAGCCTATAAAGCGCAAGCAGGCATCCAGCTGCTGGGCGATGCCGAACAGCAGATAGCCCGCATCCACGCCGAATCGGACCTGCCTATCCTGTACGAACGCCTGGGCGACCGCTACCGGCATATCCTGCTCGACGAGTTTCAGGATACCAGTGAGCAGCAGTGGGCCAACCTGCTGCCCCTGGCCGATGAGGCGCTGGGCAACCATGGCGTGGTGGTGGTGGTGGGCGATGTGAAGCAGAGCATCTACCGCTTCCGGGGCGGAGCCCCCCAGCTGCTGCAGCAGCAGCTGGGCCAAGACCTAGTGGCCTATGCGCCACAAACGATCTCCCTGAATGACAACTACCGCAGCGCCCGTGCCATCGTGCAGGTAAACAATGCACTCTGTAGGCACATACCCCAGTGTACCTACAGCAAGGCTGCTCCGGCTATCACCCAGCAGCTCTTGTCGGCCATCTATGGCAACGACGCAGCCCAAACGGCAAAGCTGGACCGAGCGGGCTATGTACACTGGAAGTTTTATCCCCTAAAGGAGGGAGAAAAGCAGGATAAAAAAGAAGCGAAAGGCGAGCGGAAGGAACAGATAGAGGCCGACTTTTTGAAACAGATACAGGCCCTGCTGGCAGCGGGCTGGCGGGGTAGCGACCTGCTGATTCTGGTAAGCAAGAACAAGGAGGCCAGCGCGGTGGTAGAGCTGCTGCACACGGCGGGCATACCGGTTTTTACCCCCGATGCCCTGCTGCTACAGCATGGGGCACAGGTGCGCCTGCTGCATGCGCTGCTAGCCTACACCCACACCCCCGCAGCCGTGCACCTGGCCGAGGCGCTGACTGCCCAGGCTGCCCTGCTGAGCCAGGCACCCGATCCGGCCCTGCTGGCCGCCCCAGTGGCAGCGCAACTGGTGGGCCTATCGCCAGGGCTGCCTGCGCTCCTGGCAGCCAACCTGCCCCCCTACACCCTGGCCATGCGGCTCTGTGCCCTGTTCGAAACCCTGGACCCCCAGCAGGATGCCTACCTGCAGCAGTATCTGCAGCTGCTGCACAGCCAACTGGGGCTACACGGGCAGCTAGCCCACTTTCTGCACTACTACGATACCGAAGGCAAGCACAAGAACAAGCTGAACCTGCCCGCCAGGCCAGAGGCCGTACAGGTGCTTACCATCCACAAGGCGAAGGGACTAGAGGCACCCGTGGTGCTGCTACCCTACGCAAACTGGGACTTCTTCGATAAATTGAGCAGCCAATCCAGCTGGGTGTCTCTTCCGCCCTCTTACGGTATTCCCTTCGCTATACCGGTGGAAGCCCAAACGAAGATAGAGCATACCGACCTGGCCGCGGCCTACGAAGAGGAAACCCTGGCTACGCTGCTAGACCAGCTGAACAAGCTGTATGTAGCCACTACACGCGCCGGCCAGCGCCTGTACGCATGGATAGAACTGCCCCAAGCAGCCGAAAAGAAAGGGAAGAAACAAAAAGAGCAGGAGCAAGCGAAAGAGCAAACTATATCCTCCAGCGGGGCACTGCTAGACCTGCTGAGCCGCCAGGAGCCCCTGGCGCAGGGCCGCAGCGAGCATGAGTTTGTGTGGGGCACTGCCGAGGCACCGCAGCGGGCAGAGGCACCCGGGGTGCCCGAGCACCCACAGCCCTACCCCATAGCCGGCAAGCAGCTGATGCCCCTACAGCAACCAACAGCAGGGGCAAACACAGAAGCCCGGCAACTGGGCGATGACCTGCACGCCGAGCTGGCCCGCCTGGCAAGCCTGCCCACCAGTGCCGTATCTGCGCCCGCCCGGGCGCTGTGGGCGCAGCTGTGGCAGCACCCAGCCCTGCAGCCCTACACCAGCTGGCGGCGGCTACCCGAGCAATGCCTGGGCTACCAGGGCCAGCTGCTACGGCCCGACCTGCTGTGCCAACAGGGTACACAGCTGGTGCTTATCGACTATAAGAGCGGGCAGCCCGATGCCGCGCACAGCCTACAGGTAGCCACCTACCGGGCTGCCCTACAGGCAGGTGGCCGGCAGGTAGTGGATGCTTTTCTGGTATACCTGGATGTGGGGCAGGCTAGGGTAACAGCGGTGCAGGCGGTGCCTGCTGCCCAGGGCTAG